A region of the Phaseolus vulgaris cultivar G19833 chromosome 11, P. vulgaris v2.0, whole genome shotgun sequence genome:
AAAACTACAGTTCACACCCCAATTCCTTCTGAAAGCTCTGTAGGAAAAGAACTGAACAGCACATTGTCATAAAGAAGACCAGCTATGGTGGCACCAATCAAGGGTCCAACCCAATACACTGCTTGGTTCCTGAAAGACCCTGCAATGGTTGCTGAGCCAAAAGCACATGCAGGGTTCATTGACCCACCAGAGAATGGACCTGCGGCTAAGACACCTGCCCCAGCCACGAAGCCAACTAAAAGTATGCCATTAGGACTCATTGGACCACGCCTAGGGTCCCTGGCTGCATACACTGTGAACACCAAAACAAATGTCAGAATACCCTCCAACACTGATGCTCCAAACCCCGTCATCTCTTCTGCAATGGTGTAGGTTGGAACATGCTGAAAATAGACAAATGGAAGGCAAAGGGGTATATAAGACTTACATGTTCAAGCCATAATACACAAACAAAATAGGTTATTCATATTCAATGTTAGTGTAAAACAGTTTCATAGACTTATTCAATCCCAAGTTCATCTATAAAGGTTATACTAATTTTGGTAACTCCATTCTCTGTAGAATTTCGCCCTCTTTATTATGGCAGTAATGATACTTTGAAAATCTGCTCCAATATACACCTTGTGATTGATGATatgaaaaaatgttattttcgTCATTTCGTAAACTGATGCAAGTTTTAGTCAAAGAAATGGATTTGTAAATATATCACTTTTCTTGTTATGATAAGTTAATAAAATAGAGCATCGAAAACCTATTCCAGTAAACAATTTCTAAttgatgatataaaaaaaaatatttttgttattttatataaaaattgaaattttaggcAAAGAAACAGGATTGTATGTTGGAACAAGGTTGTTAATGTatcatttttcaataaaatataataagtttTAACTCCATTTTGGTAATCTTTATGTTCAATTTCCtgattgaaaaaattaaaaaggtaaAGAAGTAAAGGAATATGAGTGAAGGATGAGAAACATACCATGCCAACAACAATGACCCTTAGAACAAGGCAAGCCATAACAGAGGCTATAAGTTGAGCAACCCAGTAAAAGATAGCAGTTGGTACACTAACGTGACCTCCCACTGCCATTGCAAAGGTCACTGCTGGATTCACGTGTCCACCAGAGATGTCCCATGCAATATACAGAACACAAGACAGAGCAAAAGCACTTGCAATGGCAACCACAACCAGACTTGTTGGGTTCAGTGAAGCATCAGGCATCAACTTCCCTGTCATTTCTCCAACACCATTTAATCAAATcacagaaaatgaaaaagaaaaatctcAGTTTAAGATTATGTAAGCCCCTATCAGTTTCTGACATGCTCCATTTTTCAAAAAGATAAGGAGGGACATTAGTAAAAGGATTCATGGGATGTAAGTTGTGAAGATGTTTTATTGCATGAACACTTCTTGTTGCATTTCAAATGCCTTACTACACTCCCCGAGCAATAAAACCATGCACACAAAATGTGGAAATTCAAGTACAGTAACCAATTTCAGAGAAATATGCTGTGCGGGAAATTATTTATCCTTTCAGAAATAACTATTTCAGACAAAATTAATTCTCATTGAAAACTAGAAAAACACAAGCATGTTTCTTATTACAATCACCACTATTAGATGaaaaaacagaagaaaaaaacaacTGAGTGAAATTAAATGGCAAAACACGAGAATAAGGACAtgtaacttaaaaaaaatgattttgcaCTAAAAGAGAACTACCCTCTTGCACTGTTTATTGTTGACTTCCCTGCAAGAATTGAATGCTTAATACAGAAACGTGTGTTGCTGTCTAACATATAAAAGTTGCAACCTGAATCCTTTTCATTCGTAACATATACCAGAAATAAAACCACCATAATGGCTTTAGAAATTGATCTAGTTccctttttatcttctttttttgaaaatcctttAGTGGTTGTGAACTATGATCATGCACCGATTTATGTGGAAAAAACAAGAGTGAACAGAAAGATACACGTATACTTATAAATGGATTTTTATGCATGGGAAGGAAAGGCAAAGGAGGAGGGTACTGACGTGAGGACATTCCAGAGCCAACGACAAGAAAGACATAGAAGAAAGTGGAGATAAACTCAGAGAGATAGGAGCGAAGTGCATGGCGAGTGATGGATTCATGAAAACGGGAAGTGACAATGACAGAAGATGGAGCCATTATTGTGACTGCAACTGAGAAAACGGTATCAAGAGAGAAACAGAGACAGAGAAATGAAGAAGTTACGTTACATGTTACATAAATATGCATGCAGTTGGAAATGCTTGTTTAGAAAAAGACAAGCCGTTTCGCAAACGAGGTATgcatttcaaaacaaaaactaaCTGTCTATAACTGCAGACCGATGTGGCCCCTTATCTGAGATCATCTTTTTGTTCGTGTTATTAACTGTTACATGCAACTTTTTGTTTTTAAGAATTTCTAGTCATCCTAAAAAAATAGAATCTTTATTTCAATTGAATCAACATGCACCTAGAAGTAAACTTTTTAGAGTATtcagaagtctttttttaaaaattaaagtataaaactgttttatattaaaaaaattaaacatgtgTCTTAACAAAGATTATTAAGAATTTAATTAGAATGTTTCATGTGCTCTATATTTTCAttccattaaaaataataactactTAAATGCTGttcctaaaataatttataattggttgactaTGAAATTACTCAATAATTAATatcttacaattttattataattatttttaacttcttAAAATGTCGTGTAAAGTATTTGAAATTGAGTTTAATCATTACacatttttcatataaaaagtAGAGATCACGCCATAATATTTCAAATatgtattataatattgtttagaaaaatTATACTTACTTTTTCATAAGCACACTCATGCTCcctttaattgttattttttaaatttttaataaaaaataatcacatttcttctaaattttatataaacatttaataacttccttatttactttaaaatatcagattaactaaattttaataaagttaaaaaaaaattaaagattttaaatatacaaATCAAAAATTATAACAAGATAAcagtttaattattatatattaacttAAGATAAAAAGATGGATTAGAAAGGTAATTAACCATCCGAGCCCTTTGCTAAAGCGTTTAAGGGTTTCATCCTTGGCAGCAAGAATGAAATTTTAGCacggaaaattcaaaaatattgtCAACATCCCTCATTTACGAGTACACATTAAGAGAATGGCAAAATGCTATCATTTATCTGCTATGCTATGCTATAACTTTAAAACTAATCATGCTAATAATACATGGAAAATGGGTTGCCAGAAGATTTGGGTAATGGTCGAAGAATCCCACATAATACCCAGCTCCctcaaaaagaataaaaatacataGAATAAGCCACAGTTCAAAAGTACCATTTGGGTctcatttcctcttctttctctgTTAATTCTGCATACTGGTACCACTCTGCTCCAGCCTTGCCTACCGGTATCGGTGGCCTCACAAAAATCTCAACAGGTTTGGGAACTCGCACGACCAAAATCAATTCCCCAGTACTCTCAACAGGTTTTGGTTGTGAGATTTTGGGTGACCTACCAACTGGCTCCACAGTAAACCATCCTAGACCTGATATAGCTATGTCACAAGCGGGTCTGCCCAACAAGAAAAAAGAGGAATTCATATTTAACAACTATTCATAAATAAAAGCATTTTTTGCTTAAATGACATCAATCAATTGAAAGAATGAGATAAACAAGGTTTCAAAATTCGAATACCACAAAATAAAACCCTTTACCTCTGAAAGCTACCTATTACAGAACTAACTCGGGACGGGACCATACCTTTCCACATCTTCGAATTTTATTTGCAATTTCCGTTCTGATTCGAGCCCTTTCCAGCTCTCAACATTTTCTCCTCCACTTGGTGGAGTCAGGAGAACACCAAGTTCTTTCTGAGACAATAAAGAGAAACCCTCATTCAGGTCTGAGGTGGTAAGATACATAAATTTACAATTCTGAGAAAATTCCATAGTCTACTGCAACTCTACATATACACAACTGGTAGTAGTTATAAATTCCACCCTAGTATGTTGACGCAGTcgatataatattataaaattgaaatagcTTCTTCGCCTCTGATTAGTCTAATTAGACAAAACACATGAAAATATAGCGGCAGTTGTAGCACCAAAAAGTGTTCTTTTGTTCAGGAATAATGTTCAAGTAAACAGAAGCAGAAAAACTACAAACTGGTGGCAATAAATCCATATCACAAACTCGCATTctcaaattttttattacacGAGAAAAACTAAAGCAACGTTACTTTTCCAATGATTAGAATTGAACATATACTTAGTTGCTCAAATTTGCAAGCACAAACAGGTCATGCGTTTTACGAATTATAACAGTTTTAGTACAGATGTAAGCAACAGTGTTGAGTTAAATCTCTAATTGTTTCTCTAAACACATTGAATCACAATACCTGATAAAACTCGTCTGCTTGCTCTGTGGGTACCGTATGAATATGTATTCCCTTGGgcccataaaatgtcaaagaagtTTCTGGGAGAACCTGAAATTATGAATACTGATGAAATTATTTAGACAAGGAAAAGGGAGTCAATTGTAAATTAAATAGTCGTATGACAAGATGCAAAACTTGTAAGTGTATAGTCAAAACCTTCAAGACATCAATTCTAACAAGACCTCCCCAGAAAATTGAAAATCCATTCAAGCCCTTCACAATGGAAGCTCCTTGCTCTACATTGTCCGCAGATACTAGAGACCTCTAGCAATAAACAATAAGGATGAAGTAAGTATTAGCCATGATGGTAGAATGTCTAGTTTTGAACATAACATACAGGGAAGGAAAGGCCCCTCAGTCTGCTCCGAGGAGCAAGGGAAGGTAGATCTTCAGATTGAACAACGGCAGATTGCCTATGGTGGAGATGAACTCCAGGAGTGTCATACAATTTCTGCATGagtttttgtaaaaataaacaaattaataaataaataatcataaGATTAAATAGCTGCCTATATATATGGAggataaattaataaataggtCCCTAAACTGTTAAGAACTTTTAATTAGGTctctaaactaaaaaaatatataattgggTCCCTAAAGTTAgtatatcaaattaaaaaggACAGAAAATGAAAACTTATAGCAGTTTTAGAAACCCTACAGACCCAATTACACAAAATTTACAAGAGCAAAGACCTAATCAATTTTTTAGTTTGGgttgttaattaaaaaaattcaaaatagcttAGGGACCAACTGATTAGTTTAACCATATATTTATCAGAATGACATACCCCTCCTCCTAGAAAAGCATCAATTTGAATTGGCCCTAAGGTAGTTCCAGGAACTGCAGATTGTATTGGTTTGTATCTTTGTGCAGATGCGGCCACTGGATCATTTATAGCCATTGTTTCTgacatcaaatattaaaaagtcAACATTGAAAAAACGTAAATATTTGGATTTGCCTAAATTATAGGCAAAACAAGAGATGAAGAGATAATGAAGGGAgacaatttaataaaaaaaaatcaaaacatataCCGTCTATTTAAACATTAATTTGAGCTATGGAAGAACCAAGCCAAAGGAAAAAATAGTTTATGAAACATCTGCTATATAGTGTAAATCATATGTACAAGCCTACACTGTTTTGTATAGTATGCATGGTGTTTAACCTGTTAGGAACTACTTTATCACAACTAATGCTTGCATGGTTCAGCATCCAAGGGATCGAAGTGTTCAAGCACAATGACCATATAGGCAAAAAATAATACCAAACTCTGTACAAGGCAGCAAAGGAATTCAACATAATTAAAGCAATATATATTTACCACTAACAGCAATTTTCCAATCACTGAAAACGAACAGACCTAGTCCTAATATTTAGGTTTGCATGGAAATATAACTTACTTAGTAAAGCATTGATGAAGGCGGATTTTCCAACATTAGCTGAACCCTGTAAAATAAAAGTTGTAATTGATTGATGTCCAGGCAAAACTGATGACTTTAGGAGCTTAATGACCAAAGGAGAAAGAATTTTATACACAAACACACATAATCAGGAAAATTTAAGATTTGTATTataaatgaaacaataaagCCAACCATCTTCCAAACTTTGAACTGAAATTTAGACTGGTACATGTTTTACATTAGGGGAAAAAAATATGAACCAAGTGAAATTTAACACCTGAA
Encoded here:
- the LOC137825817 gene encoding probable aquaporin TIP5-1, which translates into the protein MHIYVTCNVTSSFLCLCFSLDTVFSVAVTIMAPSSVIVTSRFHESITRHALRSYLSEFISTFFYVFLVVGSGMSSRKLMPDASLNPTSLVVVAIASAFALSCVLYIAWDISGGHVNPAVTFAMAVGGHVSVPTAIFYWVAQLIASVMACLVLRVIVVGMHVPTYTIAEEMTGFGASVLEGILTFVLVFTVYAARDPRRGPMSPNGILLVGFVAGAGVLAAGPFSGGSMNPACAFGSATIAGSFRNQAVYWVGPLIGATIAGLLYDNVLFSSFPTELSEGIGV
- the LOC137821794 gene encoding NO-associated protein 1, chloroplastic/mitochondrial encodes the protein MALKTLSTFLSPLSLPKSKFPQHFLTTKPGLILCDFSRSQQSRLPAAESEGTGAAAPSPGEKFLERQQSFEAAKLIFKENKKRKIKKVNAVKPSRNVASCYGCGAPLHTSDAVAPGYVDPETYALKKKHRQLRTVLCRRCQLLSHGEMITAVGGHGGYPGGKLFVTAEELRQKLSHLRHEKALIVKLVDIVDFNGSFLSRVRDLAGSNPIILVVTKVDLLPRDTDLNCVGDWVVEATTRKKLNVLTVHLTSSKSLVGVTGVISEIQKEKKGRDVYILGSANVGKSAFINALLKTMAINDPVAASAQRYKPIQSAVPGTTLGPIQIDAFLGGGKLYDTPGVHLHHRQSAVVQSEDLPSLAPRSRLRGLSFPRSLVSADNVEQGASIVKGLNGFSIFWGGLVRIDVLKVLPETSLTFYGPKGIHIHTVPTEQADEFYQKELGVLLTPPSGGENVESWKGLESERKLQIKFEDVERPACDIAISGLGWFTVEPVGRSPKISQPKPVESTGELILVVRVPKPVEIFVRPPIPVGKAGAEWYQYAELTEKEEEMRPKWYF